One Rhizoctonia solani chromosome 2, complete sequence DNA segment encodes these proteins:
- a CDS encoding Rho guanine nucleotide exchange factor, which translates to MESGQRRATAYGEIFGSRSAPRPPRAYEQNGGEQTQYAPYGYYSQYQPYPPGTQYYPQPPPQHSPSHGQAHYMHQQYAPQPPPPAPMYGPRAAPAPRPRSMLSGGGGYPVGIIPPRPLHEDVPNPEIERLTQQGLTPAQAYQAQYQRTPHISRPFELPMVEVTPDPPMSGPWDKSAEYRDDDVRSDHGSVLSSRHSFYLPSQSPPHASPSQTSTQRPQLMHLNTTLAAQASPAAHTTGDTQLSYYPSSSTSPSPPISNAPVSLNPSASRRSIESVRTVPVGTNTGSIGRRGHTYTGSIGNAGPSDRIRSMSASASTARPPASTARPQHHGSRKRPLVYPALLSRVADAFRQRISLAVDLIAHIIKTSDRNLALLLGRALDAQKFFHDVTYDHRLRDSPAEIYQFSGPRTVSSWEVEGAGEDGDSTPIRPGLISPAMGSGSGTGSVNTGANTVEGEDSIPLPSGVFTLLTDCYSPTCSRDRVCYSLGCPRRIEQLHRQPSHRPQVANAAANLITNLSGTTINAGSTSSLPARLIKGNSSKESLIDHGLKEPGQLWIHSVPQEVVDSVSDQEKKRQEAINEVIYTERDFVQDLEYLRDRWMEPLRTGDVIPESRRQDFVTQVFWNVEDILDVNHRLRELLTKRQKAYSVVETIGDIFLEMVYHFEPFVQYGKHQLYGKHEFEKEKSTNPAFAAFVETVERLPESRKLELNGYLTKPTTRLARYPLLLEVVLKHTPEGNVDRVAIPKAVAKVREFLARVNEESGRTENRFNLLQLDKGLIFRPGEEADLKLKDEQRQLVYKGPLKRRGGSASENGDLQVFLFDHALLIVKSKMVNKHEQLKVYKRPIPLELLVVTIPDESTTRASRPRTTLIRPTPNGTSVNGTPPPAPSTRPDSQKSGYQLTFSYLGKKGYTLTLWAPTFVARKKWVEQITTQQDAMRGRSRIFDTYSLSEGVFKDAVKVNCAVPYDYGRRIAYGTDDGVYFQSLHGEVGKPVRHLELPDVQQIDILEDYQLLIVLSERSVITFPLDAFELDDPMKRAKRIASHTSFFKAGYCLGRTLVCVVKASSLSSTIKTLEPIDHAIRGKNKPTFKKLLQGGNDTLKVFKEFYIPTESHSIHFLKTKLCVACPKGFEIVDLETLDTQVLLDPVDVSLDFVQRREDVRPLSIYRIDGEFLLCYTGKYERFWVERTWSADDRTEFAFYVNKSGWRSKKEMVIYWEGSPTGFALHYPYVMAFDPTFIEIRHVEDGALVQVIRGNNLRLLFADTQPSVTNSNMSSASSTRSSTSGIPQSQYQAQFGYPHPHSGQIPYGQYGQPPGYGQPPGYGQPPGYGPPHHMNMYAQQAAKKRTQERDEIILASDDKVMAVRLAPPPPLASEVTVATEA; encoded by the exons ATGGAGTCGGGCCAACGCCGGGCGACAGCGTACGGAGAGATATTCGGAAGCCGGAGCGCTCCTCGACCACCCCGAGCGTATGAACAAAACGGGGGAGAGCAGACGCAATATGCTCCATATGGCTACTATAGCCAATACCAGCCGTACCCACCTGGGACTCAATATTACCCACAACCACCGCCGCAACACTCGCCTTCACATGGACAGGCACATTACATGCACCAACAATATGCGCcacagccacctccaccagctcCGATGTATGGACCACGAGCGGCTCCGGCACCGAGGCCGCGAAGTATGTTGAGCGGGGGCGGCGGGTATCCAGTGGGGATCATACCTCCACGCCCGCTGCACGAGGATGTGCCAAATCCGGAGATTGAGCGACTCACTCAGCAAGGATTGACACCGGCCCAGGCATACCAAGCTCAGTACCAAAGAACACCCCATATCTCGCGCCCATTCGAATTGCCCATGGTCGAAGTAACCCCCGACCCTCCAATGAGCGGTCCATGGGACAAATCGGCCGAGTACCGCGACGATGACGTGCGCAGTGACCATGGTTCTGTACTCAGCTCTCGCCATAGTTTCTACCTGCCCAGCCAATCACCGCCTCACGCCTCACCTTCCCAGACCTCCACTCAGCGACCCCAACTCATGCACCTAAACACGACCCTTGCTGCACAGGCAAGTCCGGCTGCACATACAACTGGAGACACACAATTGTCATACTATCCTTCTTCCTCGACATCCCCTTCCCCTCCCATTTCTAACGCCCCTGTCAGTCTAAATCCCTCAGCCTCGCGCCGGTCCATCGAAAGCGTGCGGACTGTACCGGTTGGGACCAACACGGGCAGCATCGGCCGGCGTGGTCACACATACACCGGTTCAATTGGTAACGCTGGTCCGTCTGATCGGATTCGGTCCATGTCTGCCTCTGCAAGTACCGCACGTCCCCCTGCCTCTACTGCGCGACCTCAACATCATGGCTCCCGCAAGCGTCCGCTTGTATACCCGGCATTGCTCTCCCGCGTCGCTGATGCATTCCGTCAACGTATCTCCCTG GCTGTCGACCTTATTGCGCACATTATCAAGACCTCGGATCGAAACCTTGCTTTGTTGCTTGGGCGCGCCTTAGATGCCCAAAAATTCTTCCATGATGTTACATACGATCACCGTTTACGCGACTCGCCCGCCGAGATATACCAATTTTCAGGCCCACGGACGGTTTCCTCGTGGGAAGTCGAAGGGGCAGGAGAGGATGGTGATTCTACACCTATTCGTCCGGGTCTGATTAGTCCTGCTATGGGATCCGGATCTGGGACCGGCTCAGTCAATACGGGCGCAAACACAGTCGAGGGGGAAGATTCAATCCCGCTCCCTTCAGGCGTGTTTACGCTTCTAACCGATTGTTATTCGCCGACTTGCAGCAGGGACAGAGTGTGCTACAGTCTCGGGTGTCCAAGGCGAATCGAGCAGCTTCATCGCCAGCCATCACACCGGCCCCAGGTGGCAAATGCCGCTGCTAATCTCATTACAAACTTGAGCGGAACGACGATTAATGCGGGAAGTACATCTAGCCTCCCCGCCCGGCTAATCAAGGGAAATTCGAGCAAAGAGAGTCTGATTGATCATGGGCTGAAG GAACCCGGACAATTATGGATACACTCGGTGCCGCAAGAGGTTGTTGATAGCGTGAGTGATCAGGAGAAAAAGCGCCAGGAGGCAATCAACGAGGTGATATACACCGAACGTGACTTTGTGCAAGACCTGGAATACCTCCGAGAC CGTTGGATGGAGCCTCTGCGAACAGGCGACGTGATACCTGAAAGCCGACGTCAGGACTTTGTGACGCAGGTCTTTTGGAACGTCGAAGATATCTTGGATGTCAATCACCGTCTCCGCGAACTGCTGACCAAGCGGCAAAAAGCATACTCGGTCGTTGAAACGATTGGGGACATTTTCTTAGAAATGGTGTACCATTTTGAGCCATTCGTGCAATACGGCAAGCATCAGTTGTACGGAAAACACGAGTTCGAGAAGGAAAAGTCGACCAACCCAGCATTTGCAGCGTTTGTAGAGACGGTCGAACGACTACCGGAGAGTCGAAAGCTGGAGCTAAACGGATACCTAACCAAGCCAACCACGCGCTTAGCACGTTACCCGCTCTTATTAGAGGTCGTACTCAAGCACACTCCCGAAGGAAATGTAGATCGAGTTGCGATTCCCAAGGCAGTCGCTAAGGTGCGCGAGTTCCTGGCCAGGGTAAATGAAGAGAGCGGACGCACGGAGAACAGATTCAACTTGCTGCAGTTGGACAAGGGACTGATATTCAGACCGGGAGAAGAAGCG GATCTGAAACTTAAGGATGAGCAACGCCAATTGGTCTACAAGGGCCCGCTCAAGCGTCGTGGGGGTTCTGCGAGCGAAAACGGCGATTTACAGGTGTTCTTGTTCGACCATGCGCTTCTGATTGTTAAGAGCAAGATGGTCAACAAGCACGAGCAACTCAAAGTTTATAAACGA CCGATCCCACTTGAACTACTCGTCGTAACTATACCAGACGAAAGCACAACCCGTGCTTCTCGACCACGTACGACCCTTATCCGACCTACCCCAAATGGTACTTCTGTTAACGGTACTCCACCTCCAGCTCCCTCTACTAGACCAGACTCGCAAAAGAGCGGATATCAGCTAACGTTCTCGTACCTCGGTAAAAAGGGT TATACACTCACACTATGGGCCCCCACATTCGTCGCGCGTAAGAAATGGGTCGAGCAGATCACCACTCAGCAAGACGCGATGCGCGGACGTAGTAGGATATTCGACACCTATTCGCTGAGCGAAGGAGTGTTCAAAGACGCTGTCAAAGTCAACTGCGCAGTTCCATACG ACTATGGCCGACGGATAGCATATGGGACGGACGATGGCGTGTACTTCCAGTCGCTGCATGGGGAGGTCGGAAAGCCTGTGAGACACTTAGAATTGCCGGATGTGCAACAGATCGATATACTCGAGGACTACCAATTGCTGATTGTACTCTCTG AACGATCAGTGATTACTTTCCCTCTGGATGCATTCGAGCTTGACGATCCGATGAAACGGGCGAAACGAATCGCATCGCATACGTCGTTCTTCAAGGCCGGATACTGCCTCGGTCGAACTTTGGTATGTGTTGTCAAGGCGAGCTCGTTGAGTAGTACGATCAAGACGCTCGAGCCGATTGATCATGCGATACGTGGGAAAAACAAGCCGACGTTCAAGAAGTTACTACAGGGAGGAAATGATACATTAAAGGTGTTCAAG GAGTTTTACATTCCGACTGAATCCCATTCCATCCATTTCCTCAAAACCAAGCTGTGCGTTGCGTGTCCCAAGGGCTTCGAAATTGTCGACCTTGAAACGCTGGATACCCAGGTCCTGCTGGACCCTGTGGACGTATCTCTCGATTTTGTACAGCGTCGCGAGGATGTACGCCCACTGAGTATATATCGGATAGATGGGGAGTTTTTGCTGTGCTATACTGGTAAATATGAACGTTTTTGGGTAGAGCGTACATGGTCAGCTGACGACCGAACAGAGTTTGCGTTTTATGTGAACAAGAGTGGGTGGAGGTCGAAGAAGGAAATGGTAATTTATTGGGAAGGAAGCCCTACTGGGTTTG CACTTCACTATCCGTACGTGATGGCGTTTGATCCAACGTTCATTGAGATCCGGCATGTGGAGGACGGTGCACTTGTCCAGGTCATTCGTGGGAACAACCTTCGTCTGCTATTCGCAGATACTCAGCCATCAGTCACGAACTCGAACATGAGCTCCGCATCGTCGACACGGAGCAGCACGTCCGGCATTCCTCAGTCTCAGTACCAAGCACAGTTTGGATATCCTCACCCTCATAGTGGCCAGATTCCGTATGGCCAATACGGCCAACCACCTGGGTACGGTCAACCGCCTGGGTACGGTCAACCACCTGGATACGGGCCTCCGCACCACATGAATATGTACGCGCAGCAAGCCGCGAAGAAGCGGACACAAGAGAGAGACGAGATCATACTTGCATCGGACGATAAGGTCATGGCGGTTCGGCTGGCCCCTCCGCCACCGCTCGCGTCGGAGGTCACCGTAGCTACCGAGGCATGA